DNA from Rhodobacteraceae bacterium M382:
TGTCGCGCATCTTCTCGAACACCAATGCTGCCGCTGCCGGCGGGGCTGTTGCCGCGCTGATCCTGACCCAACTGCTGTTCAAGAAGCCGGACCTGACCATGATCCTGAACGGCGCATTGGCCGGTTTGGTGGCGATCACCGCCGAACCTCTGACTCCCGGTCTGGGCCTTGCCACATTGATCGGTGCCATTGGCGGTGTAATCGTGGTCTTTACCGTTCCCTTCCTGGACCGTCTGAAGATTGACGATGTTGTCGGTGCCATTCCTGTGCACCTGGTGTGCGGCATCTGGGGAACGATCGCCGTTGTCCTGTCCAACCCCGAAGCCAGCGTCATGACCCAGCTTTACGGGATCGCAGTGGTCGGTGCCTTTGTGATCGTGACATCGTCGGCTCTGTGGTACGTGCTCAAGATTACTCTGGGTATCCGCGTCAGCGAAGAAGAAGAGATCAACGGATTGGACATGGCCGAACTGGGCATGGAAGCGTATCCCGAGTTCTCGCGCAGCTAAGATCTGCCCGGCCCAGGCCGAGCATATTATGACGCCCTTCGCACTGCGGGGGGCGTTTTCCGTTGGGACAGGCTGATTGCTGCGATCAATTCATCGCGTCTTGTGTACAGGTCACCTCTTGCCCGTCCGCCTGGATCAATGTTGCGTCATCCCCCTGGACCCAGAACGTCGTGTTTGCATGGGTATACTTGCTGCCGGACCCCGCAGGCGTCCCGGTCAGAACGGCACCGCCACCCAGCCAAGTCAAACCGGCGATTGCTTCGGGAGCCGAGATAAAGACAACGCTCACAGGCACGTCCATGCCCTCACAGACGTAGGGAAACGGACCGGTCGAAGCTCCGTCTTCGCTGCGGGCATCTGCGAATTCCGTTCGGATTTCACCAATCCGCAGCACGTACTCTTGCAAAACACAATGCTCGACGCCCAAACTGGACTTCCAACAGTCGTTGCGACCCTTGACCCAACCGCGTTGAAACGCCCGCAGGTCGTGCACTCTGTCATCCGTCATATTGGGGCCTTTGACGGCCAGGCTGTACACACGCGTCAGCTCCCGGTCCAAAGCGCTGAGAGTTTCAGAAGCACAGACGGCATCTTCCGCGGTGCTGTCTGCCTTGGAGCAGTCAAAAGATGGCCCCTGCGCCCAGGCAGGGCCGATGCCAGCCCCAATCCATGCAAGGCTTGCAATCAAAGGTATCATCCGCGCCATTCAAACGTCCTTTCCGAACCAACTCCACTGTCTGAGCGATATAGGTCCAATCCCCAAAAAGAAAACGCGCGCCGGTTGTGGCGCGCGCTTCTATTCAGCAGTGATGGCTGGCTTCAGACGCCGGCATCGACAATCGCCTGGGCCAGGATCGGCACGGTCTTGGCATTCAGACCAGCAATATTCAGACGGCTGTCGCCGACCATGTAGATGCCGTTGTCTACCCGCATCTTCTCGACCAGATCCGGCGTGGTCCCAAGCAGCGAGAACATGCCGCGGTGCTGCGCAATAAAGCTGAAGCGGTCCGATCCGGTCAGGCGCTGCAGCTCATCGGCCAGACCCTGACGCAGTGTCAGCATCCCCAGCCGGGTCTCTTCCAGCTCGGCTGCCCAATCGGCCCGCAGGGCTTCGTCGTTCAGAATCATCGTCACCAGCCGGGCACCGTGATCCGGCGGGAAGGAATAGTTCTGGCGATTCAGGAACGCCAACGTCTGTTGGTTCAATGCCTGACCACCGGCGTCATTGGCCACGGCCATCAACAGACCCGTCCGTTCGCGATAGATGCCAAAGTTCTTCGAGCAGCTGGCCGCGATCAGCGTTTCGGGACAATTCGCAGCGACCAGACGCACGCCCAGCGCGTCCTCTTCCAGACCGTCGCCAAAGCCCTGATAGGCGATGTCGATCATCGGGATCAAACCGCGTTCGTTCAACAGGTTGATCACCTCCTGCCACTGAACCGCGTTCAGATTGGCACCGGTCGGATTGTGACAGCAGCCGTGCAACAGGATCACGTCACCCTTTTGCGCGGTCTTCAGATCTTCGATCATACCGTCAAAATTCACACCCCGGGTTTCCCGGTCGAAATACCGATACACGACTGTTTCGATGTTCAGGTAATTCAGGATCGACACATGGTTGGGCCAGGTCGGGTCGGACACGAACACGCGCGCATCGGGATTGGCCATCTTGATCAGCTCAAACGCCTGACGCACAGCACCGGTACCGCCGGGCGTGGCAGCTGCGGCCACATTGCCGCGTTCGACCGCATCGCCCAGAATCAGTTTGATCATCGCATCCGAATAGGCCGGGTCACCGGCCAGCCCCACATAGGCCTTGGTCGTTTGCTCTTCCCACAGCTTGTGCTCGGCTGCCTTGATGGCGCGCATCACCGGGGTGACGCCTTCGGCATTCTTGTAGACACCGACTCCCAGGTCGATCTTGTTCTCACGCGGGTCTTCGCGGAATGCCTGCATCAGCATCAGGATCTTGTCAGCAGGCTGGGATTTGAGATTTTCGAACATCAGTTCTCTCCGGTTGCAACGGGAAGTGTCGGGAAGGCACCCCATTCGGACCAGGACCCGTCATACAACGCATGATCGGTCTTGCCGATGCGCTCCATGGCGAGGCTGAGAATGGCAGCGGTGACACCCGATCC
Protein-coding regions in this window:
- a CDS encoding MliC family protein; the protein is MARMIPLIASLAWIGAGIGPAWAQGPSFDCSKADSTAEDAVCASETLSALDRELTRVYSLAVKGPNMTDDRVHDLRAFQRGWVKGRNDCWKSSLGVEHCVLQEYVLRIGEIRTEFADARSEDGASTGPFPYVCEGMDVPVSVVFISAPEAIAGLTWLGGGAVLTGTPAGSGSKYTHANTTFWVQGDDATLIQADGQEVTCTQDAMN
- a CDS encoding aspartate/tyrosine/aromatic aminotransferase is translated as MFENLKSQPADKILMLMQAFREDPRENKIDLGVGVYKNAEGVTPVMRAIKAAEHKLWEEQTTKAYVGLAGDPAYSDAMIKLILGDAVERGNVAAAATPGGTGAVRQAFELIKMANPDARVFVSDPTWPNHVSILNYLNIETVVYRYFDRETRGVNFDGMIEDLKTAQKGDVILLHGCCHNPTGANLNAVQWQEVINLLNERGLIPMIDIAYQGFGDGLEEDALGVRLVAANCPETLIAASCSKNFGIYRERTGLLMAVANDAGGQALNQQTLAFLNRQNYSFPPDHGARLVTMILNDEALRADWAAELEETRLGMLTLRQGLADELQRLTGSDRFSFIAQHRGMFSLLGTTPDLVEKMRVDNGIYMVGDSRLNIAGLNAKTVPILAQAIVDAGV